The Chrysemys picta bellii isolate R12L10 chromosome 12, ASM1138683v2, whole genome shotgun sequence genome has a segment encoding these proteins:
- the LOC135972127 gene encoding killer cell lectin-like receptor subfamily F member 1, with product MEDEEGYMVLNLRRQEKTTTRPSPGRIQDSPLSSQRCKLMLGILGAVCIILTLAVIILTILVFQGGPHEGQTGTAPNTPADRDSGRSSLNSAEGRSSSSPADVLAHLRQNLCELQTHSSAGGGSECRLCPMDWLSHRGKCYWFSKGNKDWNGSRDDCPRKRSHILVIQDQDEMEFIQNITQGKYPVWIGLNVTSPEEKWTWVDGSILNQNL from the exons ATGGAGGATGAAGAAGGTTACATGGTATTAAACCTCCGACGCCAGGAGAAAACCACCACCCGCCCGTCACCTGGGAGGATCCAAG ATTCTCCTTTGAGTTCCCAGCGCTGTAAACTCATGCTAGGGATTTTGGGGGCTGTTTGCATCATTCTGACATTAGCCGTGATCATTCTGACTATCCTGG TTTTCCAGGGCGGCCCTCATGAAGGACAGACGGGAACAGCCCCAAACACCCCTGCGGACCGTGATTCCGGGCGGAGCAGTTTAAACAGCGCAGAAggccgcagcagcagcagcccagcggACGTCCTCGCTCATCTGAGACAGAATCTGTGCGAGCTGCAAACACACAGCAGCGCAG GTGGAGGCTCCGAGTGCAGACTCTGCCCCATGGACTGGCTGTCGCACAGAGGAAAGTGCTACTGGTTCTCTAAAGGGAATAAGGACTGGAATGGGAGCCGTGATGACTGTCCAAGGAAGAGGTCTCACATCCTGGTGATCCAGGACCAGGATGAGATG GAGTTCATACAGAACATCACACAAGGGAAATATCCCGTTTGGATTGGGCTTAATGTTACATCCCCAGAGGAGAAATGGACCTGGGTGGATGGCTCCATCTTAAACCAAAATCTGTGA
- the LOC135974919 gene encoding uncharacterized protein LOC135974919, whose product MESSQDRKRAPAWTEREVRDLLAIWGDEAVIAELRSSKRNGKVLEKISKAMKDRGHNRDTQQCRVKIKELRQAYHKAREANGRSGAEPQTCRYYAELHAILGGAATTTPTVCYDSLTGETHREDGSGNEEDDDGGTVGSSQQQGSGETVFPNSQDMFVTLDLEPVTPELTQDPQGTQETSAANVSPSQRLVNIRKRKRKTRDEMFTELQMSSHADRAQQNAWRQSMSEMRKAQHEREERWRAEDDRWRQLADRRQEAMLRLLEHQNDMLERMVELQERQQEQRPPLQPLCNQQPSSPSSIASSPRRPRTRWGGLRPPSHSTPDDRPSIRRLGFNKS is encoded by the exons atggagtcctcccaggatcgcaaaagagctccagcatggaccgaacgggaggtacgagatctgctcgccatatggggagatgaagcagtgatagctgaactccgtagcagtaaaagaaatggaaaagtattagaaaagatctccaaggccatgaaggaccgaggccataacagggacacacagcagtgccgcgtgaaaattaaggagctacggcaagcctaccacaaagccagagaagcaaacggaaggtccggggcagagccgcaaacttgccgctactacgcggagctgcatgcgatcctagggggtgcagccaccactaccccaaccgtgtgctatgactctctcactggagaaacacacagggaagacggttcggggaacgaggaagatgacgatggaggtactgtaggtagctcacagcagcaaggaagcggagaaaccgttttccccaacagccaggatatgtttgtgaccctggacctggaaccagtaacccccgaactcacccaagaccctcagggcacacaggagacctctg ctgcaaatgtttctccttcgcagaggctcgtgaacattagaaagagaaaacgtaagacgagggacgagatgttcacggagctgcagatgtcctcccacgctgatagagcacagcagaatgcgtggaggcagtcaatgtcggagatgagaaaagcccaacatgaacgagaggagaggtggcgggctgaagacgataggtggcgtcagcttgcagacagacggcaagaggcaatgctccgtctgctggagcatcaaaatgatatgctcgagcgtatggttgagttgcaggaaaggcagcaggagcagagaccgccgctacagcccctgtgtaaccaacagccctcctccccaagttccatagcctcctcacccagacgcccaagaacacggtgggggggcctccgtccacccagtcactccaccccagatgatcgcccaagcatcagaaggctgggcttcaataagagttaa